The following proteins come from a genomic window of Fulvitalea axinellae:
- a CDS encoding GNAT family N-acetyltransferase, translated as MREKLLRTESTHEDFVSLVRHLDAELAIKNGDNHDFFAQYNKIDTLQHVVVVYNPEGQPVSCGAIKPFDENSVEVKRMYTLTEHRGKGYAGVVLNNLEQWASELGYERCVLETSADFHEAIGLYQKKGYKPIPKYGQYIEVESSRCFQKYVL; from the coding sequence ATGAGAGAAAAACTTCTTAGAACGGAATCGACTCATGAAGACTTTGTCTCATTAGTAAGGCACTTGGACGCGGAGTTGGCTATTAAAAATGGTGATAATCACGATTTTTTCGCCCAATACAATAAGATAGATACGCTACAGCATGTTGTTGTGGTTTATAACCCGGAAGGCCAGCCGGTATCTTGCGGAGCAATTAAACCTTTTGACGAAAACTCTGTGGAAGTGAAGCGAATGTATACGCTAACGGAGCATCGGGGAAAAGGCTATGCGGGTGTAGTATTAAACAATTTGGAACAATGGGCCTCCGAATTGGGATACGAAAGATGCGTGTTGGAAACCAGCGCTGATTTTCATGAGGCTATAGGGCTATATCAGAAAAAGGGCTATAAACCGATACCGAAATATGGACAATATATAGAAGTGGAAAGTAGCCGTTGTTTTCAAAAATATGTTTTATAG
- a CDS encoding helix-turn-helix domain-containing protein, whose protein sequence is MLIFVFTYRKGCWKRAMPYFYRLKEPRNEMMSKRLRIAVLPLRNESGAESFDYISDGLTEALMGGLSLNNTLRITSRSSVFVFKGSDKPIKEIGESLKVDRVLTGSLRVSDDLWTIKLRLESITEDRVVWEHFWQKHTRDLFGFHDDLVMTVSEAIVEDFGGDRFKASELPERNVKKEAYRLLLKGKYLAFKWRLEDSQKAMEYFEKSIAIDPTLAESYIRLANCLIFLSGTGYTPHTQNFSKAREYIDKALEIDPSLSEGHLALAGISFWRDWNIKGAFLKLKETLGLNPSDAEAHCNLAFISALTGRNRLANKHVEEALILDPFSANTVFVKSWIAYLNKDFESAKKLAKEALEFSSNMMPAVVVYYGSKLMLGKSSEVIEALLPMLDYEQDKATLYGLLGMAYSLEGETERVEEMERNLEESYEATKAERYSAFLFLIYAVKRDEKKAAYWLNVAINSESPLLLFLISDPLIEPIAHIPELRQIRSKLLDHGMTDGSQQLFGFPDSDKAEQEAKRIEDYFLTNKPYLDASLNLKMLSELTDIPSHRLSWLINKRFKKNFNEYVNGYRIQEFKKMANSQEYSHMTLLGLAMTCGFNSKTAFNNAFKKITGLTPKAYMKQVDNEESQEVL, encoded by the coding sequence ATGCTAATATTCGTTTTTACCTATCGTAAGGGCTGTTGGAAAAGGGCAATGCCTTATTTTTACCGTCTCAAAGAGCCCCGAAACGAGATGATGAGCAAAAGATTACGGATAGCAGTATTGCCTTTACGCAACGAAAGTGGTGCGGAAAGTTTTGACTATATCAGCGATGGCCTTACCGAGGCGCTTATGGGCGGGTTGTCGTTGAACAATACGCTACGGATAACGTCCAGAAGTTCCGTTTTTGTTTTTAAAGGAAGCGATAAGCCGATAAAGGAGATAGGCGAATCGCTGAAAGTTGACCGAGTTTTGACTGGCAGTCTTCGGGTGTCGGACGATTTGTGGACCATTAAATTGCGCTTGGAAAGTATAACCGAAGACAGGGTGGTTTGGGAGCATTTTTGGCAAAAACACACGCGTGATCTGTTCGGCTTTCATGACGATTTGGTGATGACGGTTTCCGAAGCGATAGTCGAAGACTTTGGAGGGGATCGTTTTAAAGCTTCCGAGTTGCCAGAAAGAAACGTTAAAAAAGAGGCGTACAGGTTATTGTTGAAAGGGAAATACTTGGCGTTCAAATGGAGGCTGGAGGATTCTCAAAAGGCAATGGAGTATTTTGAAAAGTCAATAGCAATCGATCCTACTTTAGCGGAATCGTATATCAGATTGGCGAATTGCCTTATTTTTTTGTCGGGAACAGGTTATACGCCCCACACTCAAAATTTTTCTAAAGCGAGGGAATATATAGACAAGGCTTTGGAAATAGATCCTTCCTTGTCGGAAGGACATTTGGCTTTGGCCGGAATATCATTTTGGCGGGATTGGAATATCAAAGGGGCTTTTTTGAAATTAAAAGAAACGTTGGGACTGAACCCAAGCGATGCCGAGGCTCATTGCAATTTGGCTTTTATTTCGGCATTGACCGGCCGTAATCGATTAGCGAACAAACATGTGGAAGAGGCCTTGATCCTTGACCCTTTTTCCGCGAATACTGTTTTTGTGAAATCTTGGATAGCTTATTTGAATAAGGATTTTGAATCGGCGAAAAAACTGGCGAAAGAGGCGCTTGAATTTAGCTCGAATATGATGCCTGCTGTTGTGGTGTATTATGGGTCGAAACTTATGTTGGGAAAATCTTCCGAAGTTATCGAGGCTTTGCTCCCAATGTTGGACTACGAACAGGACAAAGCCACGTTGTACGGTTTGTTGGGTATGGCATATTCGTTGGAAGGTGAAACCGAACGAGTCGAAGAAATGGAAAGGAATCTGGAAGAATCCTATGAAGCGACAAAGGCTGAACGTTATTCCGCTTTTCTGTTTTTGATTTATGCGGTAAAACGAGATGAGAAAAAGGCCGCATATTGGCTAAATGTGGCTATTAATTCTGAATCGCCATTATTATTGTTTTTGATTTCGGATCCGTTGATTGAGCCTATCGCTCATATTCCCGAATTACGGCAAATACGATCCAAGCTGTTGGACCACGGTATGACTGACGGTTCACAGCAACTTTTCGGCTTTCCGGATTCCGACAAAGCCGAACAGGAAGCGAAGCGTATAGAAGATTACTTTTTAACGAACAAACCTTATCTGGATGCTTCGCTAAATTTGAAAATGCTTTCGGAATTGACTGATATTCCATCGCACCGTTTGTCGTGGCTAATCAATAAGCGTTTTAAAAAGAATTTTAACGAATACGTTAACGGCTACCGGATCCAGGAATTCAAAAAAATGGCGAATAGCCAAGAGTATTCGCACATGACCTTGCTAGGATTGGCGATGACTTGCGGATTCAATTCGAAAACGGCATTTAATAACGCTTTTAAGAAAATAACAGGCCTTACCCCCAAGGCCTATATGAAACAGGTTGATAATGAGGAAAGTCAAGAAGTGTTATGA
- a CDS encoding helix-turn-helix domain-containing protein, which translates to MKHKEKAFGPRLPQRHRQLDEEARHRLSYALRRGLKQKEIAQLIGVHPATVGRELRRNSPMGFYDPALAQRLYRMRKIVSAMSDRMPFQNLMRQHAFSVLSIPRNWILWFSDTNKYERNILAPRFRYRQWEKRKHRLPETKRFLYTSRFPRELAWWAKHYAMRLFARHEKPYQFLKDRVLLALMHWYLDQLEKEKPDKNRKIPKPGPIPEIKKTNITPTETDDGELLWPKVA; encoded by the coding sequence ATGAAGCATAAGGAAAAAGCATTTGGACCGCGGTTACCGCAACGGCACAGGCAACTGGATGAGGAAGCCCGGCACCGTTTATCCTATGCTTTGCGACGTGGGTTAAAGCAAAAAGAAATAGCGCAACTGATCGGAGTTCATCCTGCTACCGTTGGTAGGGAATTACGACGCAATAGCCCTATGGGATTTTATGATCCCGCTCTAGCTCAACGTCTTTACCGCATGCGCAAGATTGTAAGCGCTATGTCTGACCGAATGCCTTTTCAGAATCTGATGCGCCAGCACGCTTTTTCCGTATTATCCATTCCCCGCAATTGGATACTTTGGTTTTCCGATACGAATAAATACGAACGCAATATATTGGCTCCCCGTTTTCGTTACCGGCAATGGGAAAAACGGAAGCACCGCCTACCGGAAACCAAACGATTTCTTTACACCAGTCGCTTTCCAAGGGAATTGGCTTGGTGGGCAAAGCACTATGCCATGCGATTATTTGCCCGACACGAAAAGCCTTACCAATTTTTGAAAGACAGGGTATTACTTGCCCTAATGCATTGGTATCTTGACCAATTAGAAAAAGAAAAACCGGACAAAAACCGAAAAATACCAAAGCCCGGACCAATACCCGAGATCAAAAAAACGAATATTACGCCAACGGAAACCGATGACGGGGAACTGTTATGGCCAAAAGTCGCTTAA